Proteins co-encoded in one Brassica oleracea var. oleracea cultivar TO1000 chromosome C4, BOL, whole genome shotgun sequence genomic window:
- the LOC106339011 gene encoding uncharacterized protein LOC106339011, which translates to MDDYGAQLEVGMMFRNRDSFKQHIAMFAIAKKFCYCSVKSDPSMMILKCISSTCPWRVYATKLKDSEVFEVRKLSIVHTCSIAERGGYQGQATSVVIGELMKAKFSGNGIGPRPREIRMMMHGDHDVSISYWKAWKSRDMAVDNGHRTCNASYIKLPSYLNNLVLANLGSLANLHTDQTEEGGHRFKYMFLALGASIEGYKGMRKVVVIDGTHLKGRYAGCLLTAPAQDGNYFP; encoded by the coding sequence ATGGATGATTATGGAGCTCAGCTCGAAGTTGGGATGATGTTCAGGAACCGTGATTCATTCAAGCAGCATATAGCAATGTTTGCTATTGCTAAAAAGTTTTGCTACTGTAGCGTCAAGTCAGATCCGAGCATGATGATACTGAAATGCATTAGCTCAACTTGCCCATGGCGTGTGTATGCGACAAAGCTAAAGGATTCAGAGGTTTTTGAGGTGAGAAAACTTTCCATCGTTCATACATGTTCTATTGCAGAGCGTGGTGGATACCAAGGCCAAGCAACTTCAGTGGTCATTGGAGAACTGATGAAAGCAAAATTTTCTGGAAACGGTATCGGGCCTAGGCCGAGGGAAATTCGAATGATGATGCATGGTGACCATGACGTCTCGATTTCATACTGGAAAGCGTGGAAGTCAAGGGATATGGCTGTGGATAATGGCCACAGAACGTGTAATGCTTCTTACATAAAGCTTCCGTCTTATCTAAATAATCTGGTCTTAGCAAATCTGGGATCTTTAGCCAACTTACACACAGACCAAACCGAGGAAGGGGGCCACCGGTTCAAATATATGTTCCTCGCCTTAGGAGCTTCAATTGAAGGATATAAGGGGATGAGGAAGGTAGTGGTCATTGATGGGACTCATTTAAAAGGAAGATATGCAGGATGTCTGCTCACGGCACCAGCCCAAGATGGGAACTACTTCCCTTAG
- the LOC106336786 gene encoding beta-glucosidase 13-like isoform X2 codes for MKAKLKNKRKLMRGEYLSLLVLIVLASNEVLAKKNSLTPKLRRSDFPEDFVFGSATSAYQIEGAAHEDGRGPSIWDTFSEKYPERINDGSNGSVADDSYHLYKEDVALLHQIGFNAYRFSISWSRILPRGNLKGGINQAGIDYYNNLINELLSKGIKPFVTIFHWDTPQSLEVAYGGFLGAKIVNDFRDYADICFKNFGDRVKHWMTLNEPLAVVQQGYVAGGLAPGRCSKFTNPNCTGGDGATEPYIVGHNLILAHGAAVKVYREKYKESQKGKVGIALNAGWYLPYTESAEDRLAVARVMAFTIDYFLEPLVTGKYPVDMVNNVKGGRLPTFTTQQSKMLKGSYDFIGINYYSSAYAKDVPCSNENVTLFSDPCASVTGEREGVPIGPKAASDWILIYPKGIRDLLLYAKYKFKDPVMYITENGRDEFNTGKIFLNDGDRIDFYARHLEMVQDAISCFC; via the exons ATGAAAGCAAAACTGAAAAACAAAAGAAAATTAATGAGAGGAGAATATCTTTCTTTACTAGTGCTCATTGTCTTGGCATCCAATGAAGTACTTGCCAAGAAGAACTCTTTAACGCCTAAATTAAGAAGAAGTGATTTTCCAGAAGATTTCGTTTTTGGGTCTGCAACATCTGCTTACCAG ATTGAAGGAGCTGCCCATGAAGATGGTAGAGGACCCAGTATATGGGATACATTCTCTGAAAAATACCCAG AGAGGATAAATGATGGTAGCAATGGGTCTGTTGCAGATGACTCTTACCATCTTTACAAG GAAGATGTGGCTTTATTGCATCAAATTGGCTTCAATGCTTACAGATTCTCTATCTCATGGTCGAGAATATTGCCTC GAGGGAATCTAAAAGGAGGAATTAATCAGGCTGGTATTGACTATTACAACAACTTGATCAATGAGCTTTTGTCCAAAG GAATTAAGCCCTTTGTCACCATTTTCCATTGGGACACACCACAAAGCCTTGAAGTTGCTTACGGTGGATTCCTTGGCGCAAAAATTGT AAACGATTTCCGCGATTATGCGGATATTTGCTTTAAGAATTTTGGAGATAGAGTGAAGCACTGGATGACATTGAACGAGCCACTGGCTGTGGTGCAACAAGGGTATGTTGCAGGTGGATTGGCTCCAGGAAGATGTTCCAAATTCACAAACCCTAATTGCACAGGCGGAGATGGAGCCACTGAGCCTTATATAGTGGGTCACAATCTCATCCTTGCTCATGGAGCCGCCGTAAAAGTCTACAGAGAAAAATACAAG GAATCTCAAAAAGGTAAAGTTGGTATCGCTCTGAACGCGGGTTGGTACTTGCCGTATACAGAATCAGCCGAAGATAGGTTAGCTGTGGCACGAGTCATGGCATTCACAATTGACTACTTTCTGGAGCCACTTGTGACCGGTAAATACCCAGTCGACATGGTCAACAACGTAAAAGGCGGTCGTTTGCCTACATTCACTACACAACAATCTAAGATGCTAAAGGGCTCATATGATTTCATTGGCATTAATTATTACTCTTCTGCTTATGCAAAGGATGTCCCCTGCTCTAACGAAAATGTTACCCTCTTCTCTGATCCTTGTGCCAGCGTCACAG GTGAAAGAGAAGGAGTTCCCATCGGTCCAAAG GCTGCATCAGATTGGATTTTGATATATCCAAAGGGAATTCGTGATCTTCTCCTCTATGCAAAATACAAGTTCAAAGATCCAGTCATGTACATAACCGAAAATG GTAGAGATGAATTTAATACCGGTAAAATATTTCTTAACGACGGCGACAGAATAGATTTCTACGCTCGACATCTTGAGATGGTTCAAGACGCGATCTC ATGCTTTTGTTAA
- the LOC106336786 gene encoding beta-glucosidase 15-like isoform X1, with protein MKAKLKNKRKLMRGEYLSLLVLIVLASNEVLAKKNSLTPKLRRSDFPEDFVFGSATSAYQIEGAAHEDGRGPSIWDTFSEKYPERINDGSNGSVADDSYHLYKEDVALLHQIGFNAYRFSISWSRILPRGNLKGGINQAGIDYYNNLINELLSKGIKPFVTIFHWDTPQSLEVAYGGFLGAKIVNDFRDYADICFKNFGDRVKHWMTLNEPLAVVQQGYVAGGLAPGRCSKFTNPNCTGGDGATEPYIVGHNLILAHGAAVKVYREKYKESQKGKVGIALNAGWYLPYTESAEDRLAVARVMAFTIDYFLEPLVTGKYPVDMVNNVKGGRLPTFTTQQSKMLKGSYDFIGINYYSSAYAKDVPCSNENVTLFSDPCASVTGEREGVPIGPKAASDWILIYPKGIRDLLLYAKYKFKDPVMYITENGRDEFNTGKIFLNDGDRIDFYARHLEMVQDAISIGANVKGFFAWSLLDNFEWVNGYTVRFGLVYVDFKDGCKRYPKKSANWFKKFLNQKKNS; from the exons ATGAAAGCAAAACTGAAAAACAAAAGAAAATTAATGAGAGGAGAATATCTTTCTTTACTAGTGCTCATTGTCTTGGCATCCAATGAAGTACTTGCCAAGAAGAACTCTTTAACGCCTAAATTAAGAAGAAGTGATTTTCCAGAAGATTTCGTTTTTGGGTCTGCAACATCTGCTTACCAG ATTGAAGGAGCTGCCCATGAAGATGGTAGAGGACCCAGTATATGGGATACATTCTCTGAAAAATACCCAG AGAGGATAAATGATGGTAGCAATGGGTCTGTTGCAGATGACTCTTACCATCTTTACAAG GAAGATGTGGCTTTATTGCATCAAATTGGCTTCAATGCTTACAGATTCTCTATCTCATGGTCGAGAATATTGCCTC GAGGGAATCTAAAAGGAGGAATTAATCAGGCTGGTATTGACTATTACAACAACTTGATCAATGAGCTTTTGTCCAAAG GAATTAAGCCCTTTGTCACCATTTTCCATTGGGACACACCACAAAGCCTTGAAGTTGCTTACGGTGGATTCCTTGGCGCAAAAATTGT AAACGATTTCCGCGATTATGCGGATATTTGCTTTAAGAATTTTGGAGATAGAGTGAAGCACTGGATGACATTGAACGAGCCACTGGCTGTGGTGCAACAAGGGTATGTTGCAGGTGGATTGGCTCCAGGAAGATGTTCCAAATTCACAAACCCTAATTGCACAGGCGGAGATGGAGCCACTGAGCCTTATATAGTGGGTCACAATCTCATCCTTGCTCATGGAGCCGCCGTAAAAGTCTACAGAGAAAAATACAAG GAATCTCAAAAAGGTAAAGTTGGTATCGCTCTGAACGCGGGTTGGTACTTGCCGTATACAGAATCAGCCGAAGATAGGTTAGCTGTGGCACGAGTCATGGCATTCACAATTGACTACTTTCTGGAGCCACTTGTGACCGGTAAATACCCAGTCGACATGGTCAACAACGTAAAAGGCGGTCGTTTGCCTACATTCACTACACAACAATCTAAGATGCTAAAGGGCTCATATGATTTCATTGGCATTAATTATTACTCTTCTGCTTATGCAAAGGATGTCCCCTGCTCTAACGAAAATGTTACCCTCTTCTCTGATCCTTGTGCCAGCGTCACAG GTGAAAGAGAAGGAGTTCCCATCGGTCCAAAG GCTGCATCAGATTGGATTTTGATATATCCAAAGGGAATTCGTGATCTTCTCCTCTATGCAAAATACAAGTTCAAAGATCCAGTCATGTACATAACCGAAAATG GTAGAGATGAATTTAATACCGGTAAAATATTTCTTAACGACGGCGACAGAATAGATTTCTACGCTCGACATCTTGAGATGGTTCAAGACGCGATCTC GATTGGAGCTAATGTGAAGGGATTTTTTGCGTGGTCATTGTTGGACAACTTCGAATGGGTAAATGGATATACCGTTCGATTCGGGCTGGTTTACGTGGATTTCAAAGATGGATGTAAGAGATACCCCAAAAAATCAGCTAATTGGTTCAAAAAGTTTTTGAATCAAAAGAAAAACAGTTGA
- the LOC106339009 gene encoding uncharacterized protein At4g04775-like has protein sequence MEVGPGIPRRCPCGAATVVLTSKTKENPGRRFYRCGVVFGENHVFKWADDAVLEEIEALAVKQSVMENELIEIKEQLLDIKKDITEIVQVVAAFSSKLQK, from the coding sequence ATGGAAGTAGGACCTGGCATTCCTCGGAGGTGTCCGTGTGGAGCAGCGACAGTGGTACTAACATCGAAAACCAAGGAGAACCCTGGCCGGCGGTTCTACAGATGCGGGGTAGTTTTTGGGGAAAATCACGTGTTCAAGTGGGCTGATGATGCCGTGCTTGAGGAGATAGAAGCACTAGCGGTAAAGCAGTCGGTAATGGAGAATGAACTGATTGAAATCAAGGAACAACTTCTGGATATTAAAAAAGATATTACGGAGATTGTTCAGGTGGTTGCGGCATTTTCTTCCAAACTTCAAAAGTAA
- the LOC106339012 gene encoding uncharacterized protein LOC106339012 → MDSPETLEVIDATVRENYMLGCATPVLITYGMPDWMMFPSGPSPPITIATTADLVSLISRRLPLSEITLLVTFGAKNVAEFQFLCRSDFTIGSSTYMVGDGQDERARARYESLVLGERLVTSERVMNEIFGEQEMLILHRVALEIGHADRVLRPQPSSVVTQRIKIIQLDDDDEMVDVSQTGGTGNGNLEGTGGVIVPLQPQPLAKIPAADAPSVLWDVGLDLLDYPEFYNAQRDGGLVTQDSAFWNELIEDNYQSVEGLFLLPNNKESDLRLTQDQTLVGGGVISQVGNKDVVALHETAGESSTVPTAIISTLLESAIAPREIGGEDKGDVAVHEPSGTTKEKVDSTLPGLSLTLGLGCGSGERDALTCPSSNVDNTSSEGSDTEGGF, encoded by the exons ATGGATTCCCCTGAAACGTTAGAGGTCATCGATGCTACCGTTAGGGAGAACTACATGCTGGGTTGTGCTACTCCGGTCCTCATAACGTACGGGATGCCTGACTGGATGATGTTTCCAAGTGGACCGTCACCGCCGATAACAATTGCTACGACAGCTGACCTTGTCAGTTTAATTAGCAGGAGACTCCCGCTTAGTGAGATAACACTTCTTGTTACATTTGGAGCTAAGAATGTTGCTGAGTTCCAGTTCCTCTGTCGTTCCGATTTCACCATTGGCTCATCAACCTACATGGTCGGTGATGGTCAGGATGAAAGGGCTAGAGCGAGATACGAGA GCTTGGTATTGGGTGAGAGGCTTGTTACTAGTGAGAGGGTGATGAATGAGATATTTGGAGAGCAAGAGATGCTTATCCTCCACCGTGTTGCGCTGGAGATTGGACATGCTGACAGGGTTCTGCGCCCTCAACCATCTTCTGTGGTTACACAACGAATAAAGATCATTCAACTTGATGATGATGATGAGATGGTGGATGTTTCGCAGACGGGTGGGACAGGGAACGGAAACTTAGAAGGAACTGGAG GTGTGATCGTTCCTCTGCAGCCTCAACCACTTGCAAAAATCCCCGCCGCAGATGCCCCATCGGTGCTTTGGGATGTCGGGCTGGATTTGTTGGACTATCCAGAGTTCTACAACGCCCAGAGGGATGGTGGCCTTGTCACACAGGACTCAGCTTTCTGGAATGAGCTAATAGAAGATAACTACCAGTCTGTGGAAGGGCTTTTCCTTCTCCCCAACAACAAGGAGTCCGACCTACGTCTGACTCAGGACCAGACGTTGGTTGGTGGTGGTGTCATCTCTCAAGTTGGGAATAAAGATGTTGTTGCTTTGCATGAGACAGCAGGGGAATCATCAACTGTGCCCACTGCTATCATTTCCACTCTCTTAGAATCGGCCATCGCACCAAGGGAGATTGGAGGCGAAG ACAAGGGAGATGTTGCTGTGCATGAACCTTCCGGAACAACAAAAGAGAAGGTCGACTCCACTCTTCCCGGCCTATCACTGACACTAGGTTTGGGATGTGGCTCAGGGGAACGTGATGCTCTGACATGCCCTTCTTCTAATGTCGACAACACATCTTCGGAGGGGAGTGATACAGAGGGTGGGTTCTGA